A single region of the Solwaraspora sp. WMMD406 genome encodes:
- a CDS encoding helix-turn-helix domain-containing protein, with product MTVAIGRRVAQWRVRRRMTQQVFADRIGRSKSWVDKVERGVRTLDKFSLIQQIADVLRVDPTELLGNDGQQRPGTAPGDATAGVDAVRVALASYDVFTSAPDSVVRNLSGEVSRRVEHAWAMYRHGDYPRLLRAVPELLDAARQLHGQRPEHGTALLVQAYRVTALVLVKVGEAELAWLAADRALAAAGGDRLLAASAVVPLGQALRGLGQHRLAMAVTITAADRVAALTEGAASREGAAGTEHRSVYGALLLQAGLAAAGCGDNAAAGELLTRAADVAGQVGDGRIGDGQDYRASGFGPAAVELARVVAAAHLGDARQAVRRHETAASRQLWQGLPAEHRAAYLVDAARAHLDTGDPTGAGRWLVEADRVAPAEIRCRPSARTVVAEVARCGPQVAGVARLATALGLIR from the coding sequence GTGACCGTGGCGATCGGACGTCGGGTCGCGCAGTGGCGGGTACGCCGACGGATGACTCAGCAGGTGTTCGCCGATCGGATCGGCCGGTCGAAGAGCTGGGTCGACAAGGTCGAACGCGGCGTCCGCACCCTCGACAAGTTCTCGCTCATCCAGCAGATCGCCGACGTGCTGCGGGTCGACCCGACCGAACTGCTCGGCAACGACGGCCAGCAGCGACCCGGCACCGCGCCGGGCGACGCGACGGCCGGTGTGGACGCGGTCCGGGTGGCACTGGCCAGCTACGACGTGTTCACCAGCGCACCCGACAGCGTGGTGCGGAACCTGTCGGGGGAGGTATCCCGGCGGGTGGAGCATGCCTGGGCGATGTACCGGCACGGGGACTATCCTCGGCTGCTGCGGGCGGTGCCGGAGTTGTTGGACGCCGCTCGGCAGCTCCACGGGCAACGGCCCGAGCACGGAACGGCGCTGCTGGTGCAGGCGTACCGGGTGACAGCGCTCGTGCTGGTCAAGGTCGGTGAGGCGGAGCTGGCCTGGTTGGCCGCCGACCGGGCCCTCGCCGCAGCCGGCGGTGACCGGTTGCTGGCAGCGTCGGCGGTGGTGCCGCTCGGGCAGGCGTTACGCGGCCTGGGCCAGCACCGGCTGGCGATGGCGGTGACGATCACCGCCGCCGACCGGGTCGCCGCGTTGACTGAAGGGGCCGCGTCGAGAGAAGGAGCCGCAGGGACGGAGCACCGGTCGGTGTACGGGGCGTTGCTGCTGCAGGCCGGGTTGGCCGCTGCGGGTTGCGGCGACAACGCTGCTGCCGGCGAACTGCTCACGCGGGCTGCCGACGTCGCCGGGCAGGTCGGCGACGGGCGGATCGGCGACGGGCAGGACTACCGCGCCTCGGGTTTCGGGCCGGCGGCGGTGGAGTTGGCGCGGGTGGTGGCCGCCGCCCATCTCGGTGACGCCCGCCAGGCCGTACGCCGGCACGAGACAGCCGCCAGCCGACAGCTCTGGCAGGGACTGCCGGCCGAGCACCGAGCGGCGTACCTGGTGGACGCCGCTCGGGCGCACCTCGACACCGGTGACCCGACCGGGGCGGGGCGGTGGCTCGTCGAAGCCGACCGCGTCGCACCGGCTGAGATCCGCTGCCGGCCTTCCGCCCGTACCGT